From Fibrobacter sp. UWT2, the proteins below share one genomic window:
- the recR gene encoding recombination mediator RecR has protein sequence MNIEPQSLEALIGEFSSLPGIGQKTARRLAYHILSKNEGDVERFSANLLNAKKNVHPCPRCYAFTDEDLCPVCKARPDSKCICVVEKSSDIVPFERSGIYKGTYFVLGGVISPLDGIGPEHLHLPELVKRIKDEGIEELIFALGSSPEADSTALMLDHMLAGVNVKRTRLARGIPMGSDLEFVDEVTMLRAFEGRVSL, from the coding sequence ATGAACATTGAGCCGCAAAGTCTTGAAGCGTTAATCGGGGAATTTTCATCGCTCCCCGGAATCGGACAGAAAACTGCCCGAAGACTTGCGTATCATATTCTTTCTAAAAACGAAGGTGACGTAGAACGTTTCTCGGCGAACTTGCTGAACGCCAAGAAGAACGTCCATCCCTGCCCGCGATGCTATGCTTTTACCGACGAGGACCTGTGCCCCGTATGCAAGGCAAGGCCCGACTCCAAGTGCATTTGCGTGGTCGAAAAAAGCTCCGACATCGTTCCCTTTGAACGCTCAGGCATCTACAAGGGCACTTACTTTGTTCTGGGAGGCGTGATTTCGCCCCTGGACGGCATCGGCCCCGAACACCTGCATTTGCCTGAACTCGTGAAGCGCATCAAGGACGAAGGCATCGAAGAACTTATATTTGCATTAGGTTCTAGCCCCGAAGCCGACAGCACAGCGCTCATGCTCGACCACATGCTTGCAGGCGTAAACGTCAAGCGCACTCGCCTTGCCCGCGGCATCCCGATGGGTTCGGACCTTGAATTTGTCGACGAAGTCACCATGCTCCGCGCATTCGAAGGGAGAGTCAGCTTATGA